One Mycobacterium kubicae genomic window carries:
- a CDS encoding thiazole synthase, which yields MGTGGATNLAVLEEALIASGTELTTVAIRRVDAEGGTGLLDLLNRLGITPLPNTAGCRGAAEAVLTAQLAREALNTNWVKLEVIADERTLLPDPVELVRAAEQLVDDGFVVLPYTNDDPALARRLEDTGCAAVMPLGSPIGTGLGINNPHNIEMIVARAGVPVVLDAGIGTASDAALAMELGCDAVLLATAVTRAVDPPAMAAAMNAAVTAGYLARRAGRIPKRFWAQASSPTVP from the coding sequence ATGGGCACCGGGGGAGCGACCAACCTGGCGGTGCTCGAAGAGGCGTTGATCGCCTCGGGAACCGAGCTGACGACCGTGGCGATCCGCCGGGTCGACGCCGAAGGCGGCACCGGGTTACTGGACCTGCTCAACCGGCTCGGCATCACACCGCTGCCCAACACCGCCGGGTGTCGCGGCGCGGCCGAGGCGGTGTTGACCGCGCAATTGGCCCGCGAGGCGCTGAACACCAACTGGGTCAAGCTGGAAGTGATCGCCGACGAACGCACCCTGCTACCCGACCCGGTCGAATTGGTCCGAGCTGCCGAACAATTGGTCGACGACGGGTTTGTCGTCCTGCCCTACACCAACGACGACCCGGCGTTGGCGCGTCGACTGGAAGACACCGGATGCGCGGCGGTAATGCCGCTGGGTTCCCCGATCGGTACCGGCCTGGGCATCAACAACCCGCACAACATCGAGATGATCGTGGCGCGCGCCGGGGTTCCGGTGGTGCTGGATGCGGGCATCGGCACCGCCAGTGATGCCGCACTGGCGATGGAGTTGGGTTGCGATGCCGTGCTGTTGGCCACCGCGGTGACCCGGGCCGTCGATCCACCGGCAATGGCCGCGGCGATGAACGCCGCCGTCACCGCCGGTTATCTGGCGCGCCGGGCCGGTCGGATCCCGAAACGCTTCTGGGCCCAAGCCTCCAGCCCCACCGTTCCATGA
- a CDS encoding SGNH/GDSL hydrolase family protein: MKRYVALGSSMAAGPGIRPRAADSPRRAGRSARNYPHLLARQHDFDLVDVTYSGATTADLLTQHRHGAPPQVTALDGSESLVTITIGGNDVGYIPLLMAASLPAVVRRIPLVGNHIRELLDRGSREQALAAVFDSLCSVGHAVRERAPHARVLFVDYLTVLPPAGVPAPPLSQADAALGRHVAATLEQRTAEAAEAAGCGVIRAGAASRDHHAWSAAAWTTKPGVPVPGRPAPLHPNGAGMRAVAELIAAEL, translated from the coding sequence ATGAAACGCTATGTGGCACTGGGTAGTTCGATGGCTGCCGGGCCCGGTATCCGGCCACGCGCGGCCGATTCGCCAAGGAGGGCAGGCCGATCGGCCCGCAACTACCCACATCTGCTGGCGCGCCAACACGACTTCGACCTGGTCGACGTGACCTATTCGGGTGCCACCACCGCCGACCTGCTCACCCAGCACCGACATGGGGCGCCGCCGCAAGTGACCGCGTTGGACGGCTCGGAATCCTTGGTCACGATCACCATCGGCGGCAATGACGTCGGCTACATCCCGTTGTTGATGGCGGCGTCCTTGCCCGCTGTAGTGCGACGAATACCCTTGGTGGGCAATCATATTCGCGAATTGCTCGACCGCGGCAGTCGCGAACAAGCTCTGGCCGCAGTCTTTGATTCGCTGTGTTCGGTCGGCCATGCGGTGCGCGAGCGCGCACCGCATGCCCGGGTCTTGTTCGTCGATTACCTGACGGTGCTGCCACCGGCCGGCGTGCCCGCACCGCCGTTGTCGCAAGCCGATGCGGCCTTGGGACGCCACGTCGCGGCCACACTGGAGCAACGCACGGCCGAGGCCGCCGAGGCAGCGGGGTGTGGCGTCATTCGGGCCGGCGCGGCCAGCCGCGATCACCACGCGTGGTCTGCGGCGGCGTGGACGACGAAACCTGGTGTGCCGGTTCCCGGTAGGCCGGCGCCGCTGCATCCCAACGGCGCCGGCATGCGTGCCGTGGCGGAACTGATCGCCGCCGAATTGTGA
- a CDS encoding IS30 family transposase → MTRQWQGLSARRRFWELIAAGWSSEDAGVAVGVSGSCGWRWFCRFGGVNPQLQAPQGRKRPRLSPEEREQIMIGTSRGESIRLIAHRLKRAPSTVMREIDRNGAARGLTGRYRAKYRFGARQCGWDATSGYSARIAQRRSEERARRPKAGKLTRCPQLAGKVQALLTKKYSPEQIAGELAKTYPDSPEMHVSHETIYRALYVQGRGELRRDLVTCLRTGRALRRPRKRARAGDGRSRIPGMVNISERPAEAADRAVPGHWEGDLIIGKNQASQIGTLVERSTGFVQLLHLPASRQADVVAEAMIAKIQVLPRDLWKTLTWDQGHEMAAHGRISLAADLDIYFCDPHSPWQRGSNENTNGLLRQYFPKGTDLSIHSAAYLDEVAAELNNRPRKRFDWDSPAKMLDRLLSSASTATVASKP, encoded by the coding sequence GTGACGCGCCAATGGCAGGGGTTATCGGCTCGGCGTCGGTTCTGGGAGTTGATCGCTGCGGGATGGTCTTCAGAGGATGCCGGTGTTGCTGTCGGCGTGTCTGGAAGCTGCGGCTGGAGATGGTTTTGCAGATTTGGTGGCGTGAATCCACAACTGCAAGCGCCACAGGGGCGCAAGCGTCCGCGGCTGTCGCCTGAGGAGCGCGAACAGATCATGATCGGCACCTCACGAGGTGAGTCGATTCGCTTGATCGCTCATCGATTGAAGCGGGCGCCGTCAACGGTCATGCGCGAGATTGACCGAAACGGCGCTGCTCGCGGTCTGACCGGTCGCTATCGGGCTAAGTATCGGTTCGGGGCCCGCCAGTGCGGGTGGGATGCCACGTCGGGGTATTCGGCGCGGATCGCTCAACGCCGGAGCGAGGAACGGGCGCGCCGCCCGAAGGCCGGCAAGCTGACCCGCTGCCCGCAGTTGGCCGGCAAGGTGCAGGCATTGTTGACTAAGAAATACAGCCCGGAGCAGATCGCCGGCGAGCTAGCCAAGACCTATCCCGACAGCCCGGAGATGCACGTGTCCCACGAGACCATCTACCGAGCGCTTTACGTGCAAGGACGCGGTGAGTTACGCCGCGATCTGGTCACCTGCCTGCGCACCGGGCGCGCGCTGCGTCGACCCCGTAAGAGAGCTCGCGCAGGAGATGGTCGCAGCCGCATTCCGGGCATGGTCAACATCAGCGAGCGCCCCGCCGAGGCCGCCGACCGCGCCGTACCTGGGCATTGGGAGGGAGACCTCATCATCGGCAAGAACCAGGCCTCTCAGATAGGCACCCTAGTCGAGCGCTCCACTGGATTCGTGCAGCTGCTGCACCTACCCGCTAGCCGCCAGGCCGATGTGGTCGCCGAGGCCATGATCGCCAAAATCCAAGTCCTGCCACGAGATCTGTGGAAGACCCTAACCTGGGATCAAGGCCACGAAATGGCCGCTCACGGCCGTATCAGCCTTGCCGCTGACCTCGACATCTACTTCTGCGACCCACATTCACCCTGGCAACGCGGCAGCAACGAAAACACCAACGGCCTCTTGCGCCAATACTTTCCGAAGGGCACCGACTTATCAATCCACTCAGCTGCCTACCTCGACGAGGTTGCTGCCGAACTCAACAACCGGCCACGAAAGCGATTCGACTGGGACAGCCCCGCCAAGATGCTCGATCGGCTACTGTCGAGCGCGTCAACAGCCACTGTTGCAAGCAAACCTTGA
- a CDS encoding DUF2752 domain-containing protein: MVTRPGSVQLGLGAPLLVAAASTLMCAAIWVGDPTTPNGPLPTCPTKALLGIDCPGCGSLRMLYSLLHGNVLAAARFNALGLAALALLIWAYLAWTYGRLVGRRIGSWQHNRWAAAVTLSLVAVWFVVRNIPMSPFNALFV; this comes from the coding sequence ATGGTGACCCGTCCAGGGTCGGTGCAACTGGGTCTGGGAGCGCCACTGCTGGTGGCCGCGGCCTCGACGCTGATGTGCGCCGCCATTTGGGTGGGTGACCCGACTACCCCGAACGGTCCGCTCCCCACCTGCCCCACCAAAGCCTTACTGGGCATCGACTGCCCAGGGTGCGGCAGCTTACGAATGCTCTACAGCCTTCTGCACGGCAACGTGTTGGCCGCCGCCAGGTTCAATGCTCTTGGCCTGGCGGCGCTGGCACTGTTGATCTGGGCTTACCTGGCCTGGACCTATGGTCGCCTGGTCGGTCGACGGATTGGCAGTTGGCAGCACAATCGCTGGGCGGCGGCGGTGACACTGTCGTTGGTGGCCGTCTGGTTCGTGGTGCGCAACATTCCGATGTCCCCGTTCAACGCGCTGTTCGTCTGA
- a CDS encoding M28 family metallopeptidase, which translates to MVNKSRTMSAVLVVAALVASLLVGCHRGSTQSQPPAGNPAAGEFANTLRNKVTTDAMMRHLSKLQDIANANNGTRAVGTPGYEASVDYVVNTLRSSGFDVQTPEFSARVFHADKGSVTVAGQTVEARALEFSLGTGPDGVTGPLVVAPAEESPGCTPSDYDKLPVQGAVVVVDRGSCQFAQKEDAAAQRGVAALVIVDNVDEQTMGGTLGANTDVKLPVVSVTKSVGLQLRERSGPTTVKLSANTQSFKARNVIAQTKTGSPTDVVMAGAHLDSVPEGPGINDNGSGVAAILEAAVQLGNSPQVHNAVRFGFWGAEELGLIGSRNYVESLDLDALKSIALYLNFDMLASPNPGYFTYDGDQSLPMDARGQPVVPEGSAGIERTLVAYLKAAGKTAQDTSFDGRSDYDGFTLSGIPAGGLFSGAEVKKSDEQAKLWGGAADQPFDPNYHQKGDTLEHIDRTSLGIQGGGVAYAIGLYAQDLSGRNGVPAMGDRTRHVLAKP; encoded by the coding sequence ATGGTGAACAAATCGAGAACCATGTCTGCGGTGCTCGTCGTGGCCGCGTTGGTCGCGTCGTTACTGGTGGGTTGTCATCGTGGGTCGACTCAGTCGCAGCCCCCGGCCGGCAATCCCGCCGCGGGCGAATTCGCCAACACGTTGCGCAACAAAGTGACGACCGACGCGATGATGAGGCACCTGTCCAAACTCCAAGACATCGCCAACGCCAACAACGGCACCCGTGCGGTGGGCACCCCCGGCTATGAAGCCAGTGTGGACTATGTCGTCAACACGTTGCGCAGCAGCGGTTTTGACGTGCAGACACCGGAGTTTTCCGCCCGGGTGTTCCACGCCGACAAAGGATCGGTGACGGTGGCGGGTCAGACGGTCGAGGCCCGCGCGCTGGAATTCAGTCTGGGCACCGGACCCGACGGAGTGACCGGACCGCTGGTGGTCGCGCCCGCCGAGGAGAGCCCCGGTTGCACTCCGTCGGATTACGACAAGTTGCCGGTGCAGGGGGCGGTCGTGGTCGTGGACCGCGGCAGTTGCCAATTCGCCCAGAAAGAAGACGCCGCCGCCCAGCGGGGTGTCGCGGCGTTGGTCATCGTCGACAATGTCGACGAACAGACGATGGGCGGCACGCTGGGAGCAAACACCGACGTCAAGCTTCCGGTGGTCAGCGTGACCAAGTCCGTCGGGCTCCAACTGCGCGAACGGTCCGGACCCACCACCGTCAAGCTCAGCGCCAATACGCAAAGCTTCAAGGCCCGCAACGTCATCGCGCAGACCAAGACCGGATCGCCCACTGACGTGGTGATGGCCGGCGCGCACCTCGACAGCGTGCCTGAGGGGCCCGGCATCAACGACAACGGCTCCGGGGTGGCTGCAATCCTGGAAGCCGCTGTGCAACTTGGGAATTCGCCACAGGTGCACAACGCGGTGCGATTCGGCTTCTGGGGCGCCGAGGAACTCGGGCTGATCGGCTCCCGGAACTACGTCGAGTCACTGGACCTCGACGCTCTGAAAAGCATTGCGCTCTATCTGAACTTCGACATGCTGGCGTCGCCCAATCCCGGCTATTTCACCTACGACGGCGACCAGTCGCTGCCGATGGATGCCCGGGGCCAGCCGGTGGTGCCCGAGGGCTCGGCCGGCATCGAGCGCACGCTGGTCGCGTATCTGAAGGCGGCCGGTAAGACCGCGCAGGACACCTCGTTCGACGGTCGCTCCGACTACGACGGCTTCACGCTCTCGGGGATCCCAGCCGGCGGATTGTTCTCCGGCGCCGAGGTGAAGAAGTCCGACGAACAGGCCAAGTTGTGGGGCGGAGCGGCCGACCAACCGTTCGACCCCAACTACCACCAGAAAGGCGACACCCTCGAGCACATCGACCGCACGTCGCTGGGCATTCAAGGGGGCGGTGTCGCCTACGCGATAGGGCTTTACGCCCAAGATCTCAGTGGCCGAAACGGGGTTCCGGCGATGGGGGACCGCACGCGGCACGTGCTCGCCAAACCGTGA
- a CDS encoding M28 family peptidase gives MVACTTTHHPAPPAAAPDLGRSLAAKVTVDAMMGHLRALQAIANANRGNRAAGTPGYDASVDYVAKLLRDKGFDVSTPQFERLVTVSQGKPTLTVVGRSYPVDQASLLVRTPPGGLTGPVVRPTQSAGCAAGDYPPVVPKGAVAVVDDSRCSVVDKQNSAVARGAAAVVVINRSTGQGAPPGLFNRGYYKQLTVPVAVVGGKGATALERATAPVRLVLDAETADITSRNVVAQTRTGAANEVVMVGTHLDSPGDSPGINNGGSGTAALVETALQLGPLAPVTNAVRFVFWGAEENGINGATDYVFGLDNEQLNNIALYLNFDMLGSANAGYFTDDGDQSGPPGPGVASADVPEGSAGLERTLAGYLNLAGRRPADMPLNTRTDYHPFLVAGVPVGGMNTGASQTKTTVQARLWGGQAGAPFDPNYPGAGDTVENINSEALAVMGAGVAFAVGYYAQSITGVNGVTPHDKRHRIRPS, from the coding sequence ATGGTTGCGTGCACCACGACACACCATCCCGCGCCGCCGGCCGCCGCGCCGGATCTGGGTCGATCGCTGGCCGCCAAGGTCACCGTCGACGCAATGATGGGTCATCTGCGGGCGTTACAGGCCATCGCCAATGCGAATCGCGGAAACCGTGCCGCGGGGACCCCGGGCTATGACGCCAGTGTGGACTACGTCGCTAAGTTGCTGCGCGACAAAGGGTTCGACGTATCGACACCGCAGTTCGAACGATTGGTCACCGTGTCGCAAGGTAAGCCCACGCTGACGGTGGTCGGCCGCAGCTACCCCGTCGACCAGGCTTCGCTGCTGGTTCGAACCCCACCGGGGGGCCTGACCGGTCCGGTGGTCCGGCCCACGCAATCGGCCGGATGCGCCGCAGGTGACTATCCACCCGTGGTCCCCAAGGGCGCCGTCGCGGTGGTCGATGACAGCCGCTGCTCGGTGGTCGACAAACAGAACAGCGCTGTGGCCCGCGGAGCGGCGGCCGTTGTGGTGATCAACCGGTCCACCGGTCAAGGGGCCCCGCCCGGGCTGTTCAACCGCGGCTACTACAAGCAGCTCACCGTGCCCGTCGCGGTGGTCGGGGGCAAAGGCGCAACGGCGCTGGAACGAGCCACCGCTCCGGTGCGCCTGGTGCTGGACGCGGAAACCGCTGACATCACGTCACGAAATGTGGTGGCACAGACGAGAACTGGCGCGGCCAATGAGGTCGTGATGGTCGGTACGCACCTGGACAGCCCGGGGGACAGCCCCGGCATCAACAACGGTGGCTCCGGGACGGCCGCCCTGGTGGAGACCGCGCTGCAACTTGGCCCGCTCGCGCCGGTGACCAACGCGGTGCGGTTCGTGTTTTGGGGAGCCGAGGAAAACGGGATCAACGGCGCCACGGACTACGTGTTCGGGTTGGACAACGAGCAGCTCAACAACATCGCGCTCTATCTGAACTTCGACATGCTGGGCTCTGCGAACGCCGGCTACTTCACCGATGACGGTGACCAGTCGGGTCCGCCGGGGCCGGGGGTGGCGTCGGCAGACGTGCCCGAGGGATCGGCGGGACTCGAGCGCACCCTGGCCGGATACTTGAACCTTGCCGGTCGGCGGCCCGCCGACATGCCGCTGAACACCCGCACCGACTACCATCCGTTCCTGGTTGCCGGCGTTCCGGTCGGCGGGATGAACACCGGCGCCTCGCAGACGAAAACCACGGTGCAGGCCCGGCTTTGGGGCGGGCAGGCCGGTGCACCGTTCGATCCCAACTACCCGGGAGCCGGTGACACGGTGGAAAACATCAACTCCGAGGCGTTGGCCGTCATGGGTGCTGGCGTCGCATTCGCCGTCGGGTACTACGCGCAGTCCATCACCGGCGTCAACGGCGTCACACCGCACGACAAACGTCACCGAATACGGCCGTCGTAG
- a CDS encoding peptidase — MNRRSRRVIASARAAMACLAAILVVAGCTTMVNGHALSILNDPFRVGGLPADNGPSGARPNGPAPTGTVINTNNGPIDKLSLLSINDIQEFWKANYRDPLKGTFKPVDKLVSYDSDDPNSPIVCHNDTYQLVNAFFTSRCNMIAWDRGVFMAVAQKYFGDMSVNGVLAHEFGHALQTMAKLVSRKDPTIVREQQADCFAGVYLYHVAEGKSPRFTLSTADGLDHVLAGIITTRDPVMESDTQNDDEHGSALDRVSAFQMGFITGTSACAAINRAEIERRRGDLPTTLRVDTTGSPETGEVQITQDTLKTLMELMGKIFSPKNPPTLSYQGASCSDAKASPPASYCPASNTIVVDLPALAAMGKVAGEKQHSLPQGDDTALSVVMSRYALAVQHERGLAMRSPWTALRTACLTGVAHRKMADPIELASGNQLVLTAGDLDEAVSGLLTNHMVASDADGVSVPAGFTRIAAFRGGVAGEMDGCYARYPA, encoded by the coding sequence ATGAATAGGCGCTCGCGCAGGGTAATCGCTTCAGCGCGGGCCGCCATGGCCTGCCTCGCCGCGATACTGGTGGTGGCGGGCTGTACCACCATGGTCAACGGGCACGCGCTCTCCATTCTCAACGACCCGTTCCGGGTCGGCGGGCTGCCCGCGGACAACGGTCCCAGCGGTGCTCGGCCCAACGGGCCCGCGCCCACCGGGACGGTGATCAACACCAACAACGGCCCCATCGACAAGTTGTCGTTGCTATCGATCAACGACATCCAAGAATTCTGGAAAGCGAACTACCGCGATCCGCTGAAGGGGACCTTCAAGCCGGTCGACAAGCTGGTCTCCTACGACTCCGACGATCCCAACAGTCCGATCGTCTGCCACAACGACACCTATCAGCTGGTCAACGCCTTCTTCACCTCTCGCTGCAACATGATCGCCTGGGACCGGGGCGTATTCATGGCGGTCGCGCAGAAGTACTTCGGCGACATGTCCGTCAACGGTGTCTTGGCTCACGAGTTCGGGCATGCGTTACAGACGATGGCCAAACTGGTCAGCCGCAAGGACCCGACGATCGTCCGGGAGCAGCAGGCCGACTGCTTCGCCGGGGTTTACCTCTACCACGTGGCTGAAGGCAAGTCGCCGCGGTTCACGCTGAGTACCGCCGACGGCCTCGACCATGTGCTCGCCGGAATCATCACCACCCGCGACCCGGTGATGGAGTCCGACACGCAAAACGACGACGAACACGGGTCCGCGTTGGACCGGGTGAGCGCCTTCCAGATGGGCTTCATCACCGGCACTTCGGCGTGCGCGGCAATCAACAGAGCTGAAATCGAGCGGCGCCGCGGGGATTTGCCGACGACGTTGCGGGTCGACACCACCGGGAGTCCGGAAACCGGAGAGGTACAGATCACCCAGGACACCTTGAAGACGCTGATGGAGTTGATGGGCAAGATCTTCTCGCCCAAGAACCCGCCGACGCTGTCCTATCAGGGGGCGAGCTGTTCGGATGCCAAAGCGAGCCCGCCGGCGTCGTACTGCCCGGCCAGCAACACCATCGTCGTCGACTTGCCGGCGCTGGCCGCGATGGGAAAGGTTGCCGGCGAGAAGCAACACAGCCTGCCGCAAGGCGACGACACCGCCCTGTCGGTGGTGATGTCGCGCTACGCGCTCGCCGTGCAGCATGAACGCGGACTGGCGATGCGGAGCCCGTGGACCGCGTTGCGGACGGCCTGCCTGACCGGCGTTGCGCACCGCAAGATGGCCGACCCCATCGAACTGGCATCCGGCAACCAGTTGGTGCTCACCGCCGGTGACCTCGACGAAGCCGTCTCCGGGCTGCTCACCAACCACATGGTCGCCAGCGACGCCGACGGCGTCAGCGTGCCGGCCGGGTTCACCCGCATCGCCGCCTTCCGTGGCGGCGTGGCCGGCGAGATGGACGGCTGCTACGCGCGCTACCCGGCGTAG
- a CDS encoding TetR/AcrR family transcriptional regulator gives MTGARDESAPPIRRRPKDRKAQIARASTDAFSAHGYHAVSMEDIASRVGISPAALYRHSPSKYDLFRDAVLSLGRQLVDATAFADDATGTDPAELLTGLIGALVDTTIANRTAGGLYRWEGRYLRGADQTTLKDQLKLTNRRLQRPLSALRPKLQPPHLWTLSAAALSVIGSITDHSMPLAVNEIRSGVAEMAADVLAAELPAIKGRASMPSPRPVVTAAAGVYEFVLSESMRLFYERGFRDTSMDDIAAAVGMQPSGLYRYFPSKVDILAAAYRRAADRCSADVAKVIAKTDDPEVALAALVDAYVARSFARPEIAYVYYTERHNLPPDELSMLDTIQQSTAEAWARLMTAVRPELSVARARYGVYAAYALIVDSGRLVRRHDFAQARSTARRLTEITALGRPAKRR, from the coding sequence ATGACCGGTGCCCGCGACGAGTCCGCCCCTCCGATACGCCGGCGCCCGAAGGACCGGAAGGCCCAGATCGCGCGGGCCTCCACCGACGCATTCAGCGCTCACGGTTATCACGCCGTCAGCATGGAGGACATCGCCTCGCGGGTGGGCATCTCACCTGCGGCGTTGTATCGCCATTCCCCGAGCAAATACGACCTCTTCCGCGATGCGGTCCTGTCGTTGGGCCGGCAACTCGTCGACGCCACCGCCTTCGCAGACGACGCCACCGGCACCGATCCGGCCGAATTGCTGACCGGTCTCATCGGCGCCCTCGTCGACACCACGATCGCCAACCGCACCGCCGGTGGTCTCTATCGGTGGGAGGGACGTTATCTCAGGGGCGCCGACCAGACCACGCTCAAAGACCAACTCAAACTCACCAACAGACGGCTGCAACGACCGTTGTCCGCGCTGCGGCCCAAGCTGCAACCGCCGCACCTGTGGACGTTGTCTGCGGCGGCCCTCAGCGTCATCGGCAGCATCACCGATCACTCGATGCCGCTGGCGGTCAACGAGATTCGCAGCGGCGTGGCAGAGATGGCCGCCGACGTGCTGGCCGCGGAGTTGCCGGCCATCAAGGGCCGCGCGTCGATGCCGTCGCCCCGGCCGGTCGTCACCGCGGCCGCGGGCGTCTATGAGTTCGTCCTCTCCGAATCCATGCGGCTGTTCTACGAGCGCGGCTTTCGCGATACCAGCATGGACGACATCGCGGCGGCGGTCGGCATGCAACCGTCCGGGCTGTACCGCTACTTTCCCAGCAAGGTCGACATCTTGGCCGCAGCGTATCGTCGCGCGGCCGACCGCTGTTCGGCCGATGTCGCCAAAGTCATTGCCAAAACCGACGACCCGGAAGTCGCGTTGGCCGCGCTGGTCGACGCGTACGTCGCCCGGTCCTTCGCCCGACCCGAAATCGCCTACGTCTACTACACCGAGCGGCACAACCTGCCGCCCGACGAGCTGTCCATGCTGGACACCATCCAGCAGTCCACCGCCGAGGCCTGGGCCCGTCTGATGACCGCCGTCCGTCCGGAGCTGAGTGTGGCGCGGGCCCGCTACGGCGTCTATGCCGCCTACGCGTTGATCGTCGACTCTGGGCGCCTGGTGCGGCGACACGACTTCGCGCAGGCACGGTCAACCGCTCGCCGCCTGACCGAAATCACTGCGCTGGGGCGGCCGGCCAAGAGGAGGTGA
- a CDS encoding oxygenase MpaB family protein, with translation MSTPRATASAAAPLNTSQTRISIGRRTARWSDGPVTVTDAMDFWAFAAGAANVIMQLSWPEVGYGVVESKVDSGNLFKHPWKRARTTFQYLAVAVFGTDDDRRAFRAAVDTAHRHVRSTSASPLSYNAFDRDLQMWVAACLFVGLEDTYQLLRGQMTAEQAEQFYRSAWTLGTTLQVSTEQWPPTRAAFDEYWNTACRRVMVDDVVRGYLLDLIELKMVNPLLGVPFRPLLKFLTIGFLAPVFREALGVSWSTGKQWRFERLFLLVAFVNRFIPPFLRQGGSHVLLADVRRRVRRRKPLL, from the coding sequence ATGTCCACACCGCGTGCGACGGCGTCGGCCGCCGCCCCCTTGAATACCAGCCAGACGCGGATCAGCATCGGCCGACGCACGGCTCGCTGGAGCGACGGGCCCGTCACGGTCACCGATGCCATGGATTTCTGGGCCTTCGCCGCGGGGGCTGCGAACGTCATCATGCAGTTGTCCTGGCCCGAGGTCGGATACGGCGTCGTCGAATCCAAGGTCGATTCCGGCAACCTATTCAAGCACCCCTGGAAACGGGCCCGCACCACCTTCCAATACTTGGCCGTGGCGGTATTCGGCACCGACGATGACCGTCGCGCGTTTCGCGCCGCGGTCGACACAGCTCATCGCCACGTCCGCTCCACATCCGCTAGCCCGTTGTCCTACAACGCTTTTGACCGCGACCTGCAGATGTGGGTGGCCGCTTGTCTGTTCGTCGGGCTAGAGGACACCTACCAACTGTTGCGGGGGCAGATGACCGCCGAACAGGCCGAACAGTTCTACCGGTCGGCATGGACGTTGGGGACGACATTGCAAGTCAGCACCGAACAATGGCCGCCGACTCGCGCCGCGTTCGACGAATATTGGAACACGGCCTGCCGGCGGGTGATGGTCGACGACGTGGTGCGCGGCTACCTACTGGACCTGATCGAGTTGAAGATGGTCAATCCGCTCCTGGGTGTGCCGTTTCGGCCGCTGCTGAAGTTCCTGACCATCGGCTTCCTGGCGCCGGTCTTTCGCGAGGCGTTGGGCGTGTCGTGGAGCACCGGCAAGCAGTGGCGGTTTGAACGGCTGTTCCTACTCGTCGCGTTCGTCAACCGCTTCATTCCTCCCTTTCTGCGCCAAGGGGGCAGCCACGTTCTGCTGGCCGATGTGCGGCGGCGAGTGCGGCGCCGCAAACCCCTGCTGTGA